agaacaagaaaaagaaatccaacAAAGAAACACCTATTATGCATCTGTGTTGCAGGGACTAAGAAAACGGAACCATCGATTTTTTATCTCTATGTGATTCCAACATCTAAAACCAAATCTATCAGAGAAActaaaatccaaataaaaagaaatcgACCTAATGAACACAAATCTAACAGATTAATCACCACACAGTTCATATGAAACTtggatttaaataaataaattaaaaaaaaaatcatgatatgTAAATTCTATCAAACCCCCAAATCTAATTGGGATGAAATTTGGGCCCAAATGTGATGAAATGTAACCCTATGATATTCATAAACAATCATAATGTACCCCTATATGCTAATCATGTGCAGATTGAAACAGAAATccaagaaattgaagaaatcccaaaataaaaaactaagtacttgaaatattgaaataaattccAAATGGTGAGATATTGCTACATACAGTTCTTGTAAGCCATACAGTTCTTGTAAGCCTGGCACACTGCTGAGGTTCCTGTACAGCCACCtgagaagaagataaagaaatcaaacaataaacaTTTAACCTCACATTCTTGTGTAAATGCTGTAAGCATACCgaaatcaaaatcaagttacTAAACTTACCTTGCTTGGCGAGGAGAGACAGTGAGTTGAGAGAGCGCATGAAAGATGCAAACGACTACCACTATACTACAACAacttatttgttatatatatatatatttaaaaaaagccgttagcggttaacggtttccaaaaacccactaaccgctaaccgcaaccgcaaccacaactgcctaggcggttagcggtttttactaaccgcttttaaaagcggttagcagttgcggttaggcggttttaaatttcacccctaatCTTCCTATTTATTCTTCATTCTAGGCTTGAAATGATCTgacattcatatatataatcttaagtcttttgaaagaaaatggatcataaacatatttttttactgCTTAGAATTGgaaaaaaagcaaggaaaatcaatttttatttttatttaaagtgaTTATGCAGAAGAAATTTCCATGTGTCAAGAAtgcttaaatttaaatttaagaacAGTAGATTTATTTCACACCTTTGAGTTACGGTTGATGCTTCTGACTCATCCCTCAGACTAAGTGAGGATAATGGTTTTGAGAGGTACCACATACTATCGACTTTAGGACCACTACTACTTGAGTCCACTGGCCATCTCTTTGGAACAACCAAACTCCTGTAACAAACTCAAACACGAGAAGTgtattaaaacataaattaaattattaaattttactcatttctattaacttaaactttcgAAATAAGTGACGAtttaacaaagtggtatcaggcCCTTTTCCGTTAATAAGTTAGAACACATAAAagtgaatataatattaatcTTGTTATTATTTGCCTTCCTTCCCTATTTCTGCAGGCCTATGGCATAAACACTGCTTGATAACATACTTTTTTCATTCATCGGATTCAGAGTTTGTGTAAGGATATAAAtcatttggaataaattttgattttgtatttcttaAATCAAgagatttagataatatttgttaacccTGATTTAAGGGATaaatttgtatttgaaatattttaaatcacATGTAAAGTTTTATAAATAGAGTTGTGTACTTAGATCATATATGAATGAAATATGTAGCCTATCAAGGCTTTgatgtgtggatgtaggctatatgcTGAACCACCTTAATCCATGTTCCgcttttatatttatcatattatgtGTTTCTATGGAGTTTAAGTTTAACTAGAACAACATATACATATTAGCTGATATATACTAGATAAATGTGTTATATTTAAAAGCAAATTCAGATAAAGCTCATACCCCTCAACACATATGTGTTTGCAGAGATGCATCTTATCCACTGTATAGCTCCCAAATAAGATGTCAAGCTGCTTTGCTAGTCTTGGTATGTCAGATAATGGCAAAACATCCCAAACCTTCATAACCTGAATGTGATATGAATCCTCTTTGAGAATATCGACAGTCCAAACCAGATTCAGCAGCTCATCGACCTTGTAAATCTCTAAAAGTTGCGAAGAAGTCCCATAATGGACAATGAGGTTTCTCTCCTCGTGGGGCTGACGCCAACCACTTGAAAGCTTTGCCAAAAGAGACATAACTTCCTTACGAATCTCTGCATTGCTAGTCCTTGCAATAGATTTCTGGAAATCATTGCAGAAGAAAACCTACATTTTAATTAGGGTAATAGTAATGTCATCATAAAAATTCGTCAGATCAGTTCAAACCcattacaaaatcaaaattccAACTGTCTACTATGTCTACCACTTTACACTGAATCTTTATATATAGTCATATTTCTATCCTTTGATTCACTTGAATCTATATGGGAATTTCATGATGATCTGTCAATGATGAAAAAATATTAGAGACATCAAATAGGCATAGAACAACCAAAACATTGCATGCACCTTCCATATATGCTCTTTGAACAGCAGAGAGTCGTTATTGAGTAAAATATCATGCTTTTCAAGCTCCACCAATGCAGCAGTAATTGCCTGAGCCAAGTTCTTGTCCTCATTGGCATCATAGAAACACCCACGTTGCTTGGCATCAAGGACTAGTTTCTTCCAAACAGTGTCACTCTTTAGTAAAGTACCCCCATCCCCCAAAATCCAAAGGCAATACCTAAAGAATGAAACAGTGACCAAATGTTAATTTGCAAAACCGACAGAATTGTTAGAAACGTTTTTCAGCTGCAGTTCAATCtggtcaatatatatatatatatatactagtaaTACCTTGCTCGAGTCAGTGCCACATTTGCTCTTTGTCGGTTGGAAAGAAAACCTACTCTTCCACTCCCATTACATCTTACAGTAGAGATAATTATTACATCATCCTCACCTCCTTGGAACCCATCAACAGAACGAACACTCACAGAGAAGCCACTACCAAACTTTCTGTATTTCCCGACCCTCTCCTCAATTGCAGATACTTGAGCCTTATATGGTGATATGACTCCTATGCTAACCTTCTTCTTTGTGTCACGGAATTCTGTCACAAAAACAGGAAATGGTAAAAGGAATTCATATCATTTGTctataactttttctgaaagcaAATGTTTCCTGGATAATAACCAATAAAACATACGTTTAAAAAGATTGTCAACTATCTCAGAGACCGCAGCAGCCTCAACCATATTCTTGGGACTGTGCCCTCGACCAAATTGCTCCTTTCCCTGAGCAATACTTATAAAAGAGTAGGAGCTGTACATGTTGCCCTGAAGGAAACGCTTCTCGTAGTCTCTTTCTTTAACATGTGGAGCATCTGAAATCTGTTTGTCATAGAACTCTGTGTTTGGAAATAAGCTGATGGATGGATGCATTCTGTACTGGACATTAAGAAGGTGCTTCTGGTGCCCCAACATGACAAGTCTTTTGAACAAACTTCTTCCAAATTCAGCCTTGTCGGATATCTAAAAAGTGCACAttcaattaaaacatgttaaacaaAGTGGGAGATGTTCAGAATTTGCAAAGACAAAACTCTAACCTCGCTTTTAACCAACGCAGGGAGTTGCCTCTCATCCCCTATGAGAATAGCATGGCGGACGCCTGATAGCTGTAAAGGAATAGCTGATTCACATTCTTTAAGCTGAGCAGCTTCATCGATAACCAAAAATTCCATGCTTCCTTCAGTTCTGTTTAATTTAGCGGAGCTTGATGCAGTGCAGAACACTAGGCATGCGTTTTCCAAGCAAAAGTTTGTTATTGAACAGTTACCTAAATCTGGAACAGAGGATGTCAGAGATAATTGCAGATCTCTTAGTACATCAAGGCACTCTTCTCTCATGCTTCCTGTGACTAGGAAAAAATTGACAACTTGTGATAACCCTTCATTTGGCACACTGACACCATGCAACAAAGTTTCAAGAGATTGAAGCAAATTCATAGCGCCCATCATCTTTTTCACTACATCTAACGGTAGAAGAGCAGTTGGTAAGTGCGTATACAAATTAACCATACAAAAATTCAGTTGCTTATGAATTGAAAAGAATGTCTCCTTTAAAAACTCCTCAAATGTGAAAGGATAATCATCGTCCTTCTTTTTGAGCTCATCATcccccttcctttttttttcctttcttttttttccttttctttttttcttccttcttttttcctcctcccttttttcttcctctcttctttcctcccttcttttttcctcctcccttttttcttcctctctttttaCATAGTATATTGAGTACTGCGATATAGGGTCATCAAGCAAAGATATCATTGATTCTAAGCCATTTCTCCAGCCAGATTTAGGAGCTAAGCACTCATTAAGCGCATCAGCACGATAGTCGAGAAACACATCAAGAAGCTCTGTACGATAAgcaatcttcttttttttttttttacgatcATAAATCTTCATTCGCTTACCATTCCCGAATAAAACTATATCTCCAAGCCCGTATGTGTTATACCCTTGCGAATGCTTAGCCGAACTCAGCAGCCGTTTTGTAACTTCCAAAACCGCAATGTTAGTTGGAGCACAAGTTAATGTTCTGCACTTCATTTTAAGGAGGGCATGTAATAACACACCAACGGTCTTTGTTTTCCCGGTCCCTGGAGGACCCCATATTAGATTGACAGGATTCTGATGATTGCAGTCTCTCATACTAATGCAGCTTAAAACCGCAGCTTCTTGAGAGTCATTTAGATTAAAAGAGCTGATCATGTTCTGTAAATAAGAAGGGGCAGGAGCAGGACTGTTTTTTCCTTTAGAAAAGCAATCCTGTTTGGaataataaatacatatataatgcaTCATCAGGAATGTCAGTCTTAAAAGACAAGCGTATATAGTATCATGCATGTGTGTGACATTCAAGAACAAAATGTGATAAAATTCTTACAGCTGAATTGGCTTGCAGTACTGTTTCAATGATGTTTGTGTTTCCCCCTTTCGGTGGGTTTAGTGCACGCCATATACGAACATTTGTAATCAAATTCATAAGATAAACTGCAAAAAGTGGTTGTTTCTTGTTCTCGTACTTGTGCACGTCTTGATCAGTCCAAATGGGTTTTGATGCCAGAATCGGGATCGTACCAGTCAATATGTGTCTTGGCCCAAGAACATAAGCTATAAGATAGAATCTCTTCGGCCTGTTCAAATCGTCAATGCATTTTGGTATAACATCAGTCAAGGCAATAACATCACCTTTTTGaggttcatttttttcttcttcatctttctcaGTATCTTCATCGCTCTCTGAGTCATCACTATCTTCATCGCTCTCCACTAATGTAATTTCATAAAACAAGTCTTTGGGAGGTTCAAAATCTCTAGATATCTCAACAGAGTCTATTTCCCAAGCAGGTGCTTGAGACACTGCTGTTATGTTTTCAAACAAATCAGCATGCGTTTCCTCAATTAATGAAGGAACGAATGACTTCTTGTAATTTGTCACTGACGAGAATGTCTTTGGGATCTTTTTAACCTGTCAGCATTATGAATGGAAATGTCATGACTCATGAGAGAAGATCTACACTACACATGCTTGTACGTAGGAGCAAGATGTACATCattgaatgaaaaattgaaGTACACATAAATCaagaaatatataaagcaattaGTTCCCATCAATCTTGTGCCAAATCTCAAGAATGCAGAGGGAAATATAAGAAGAGCATGTATGAAGTTAATTGTTAGAGAGACCATCACTTCCAATGGATTTTCACcttgtttaattaatttccaaTAGGTACTATTAGGGAGATTGACACATTGAAAAGTACTTTAATGATAccaacatataatatatatgtgtcAATAGTACTTTAATGATACCAACATATAATATATTGGGACAGTATCTCtcaacccaaaaacttaagcttattaCTTTAGATTTGACTATGTTATTTATCCTTTAACACCTATTGGTGTAGGCTTGTTAGGTGAATTatgtaaattttgaaattttttggtgttttatgtGATTAAAGTATTTTATTATGGTCTTTTCTACTTCTTAGGCTCtatttacttcgacgtaaaatggttttcagaaaatgatttccgtattttacggtgtttacttcgacgtaaaatagtgttcaacggaaaatattttctttttgaccaaaaattctttttttaattttaggaaaatggtttacggttttcaaaaccgtaaaccattttccgactatgagcatctcattcttaaattgatggatcttgccaagacccgcctagAACCtcgtcgggacttgaccgggtcccacctgggacttgaccaggacccgcctgagacttgcccaggacccgcctgggacctaactgggacttgcccgagacatgaccgggactcgcctaagacctacccgggacttgatcgggacccgctcgagacttgaccgggacccgcccgggaacCGTCTGGGACATAATCGGGACGCGCCCGgaacctgcccgggacctgaccggaacttgaccgggaccccggaaagacctgcccgggacttgaccgggacctgcccgagacctgattgagacttgcccgggaccccggCGGGACTTGCCCGAAACCCGcctgggacctgcccgagacttgacctggacttgaccgagacttgcccgagacctgactgggacttgcccgggacccgcccaggacctgatcgggacttgactaggacccacccgagacttgaccgggacctgtccgagacttgatcgagacccgctcgggacctgaccgagacctgcccgggacctgcccgagacttgaccgggacctgctcgggacctgaccgagacccgctcaagacttgctcgggaccccggtgggacttgcctgggacctgactgggacttgcccgggacctgcccaggacctgaccgggacttgactggacccgcccgggacttcaCCGGTACCTAACCGGGTCTTGACCGGGACTTTACCGAGAccgagcaagtcccggtcaggtcccgatcaagtcctgggcgagtcctggtcaagtcccggttaggtcccgcCGGAGTCCCGAGTAAGTCTCGAGCGGatctcggtcaagtctcgagcaggtctcagtcaagtctcgggcaggtcccgggcgggtcccggtcaggtcccgagtgggtcccaatcaagtcccgaGCGAGTCCCGATtaggtcccgggtaggtccctcCGGGGTAccgggcgggtctcggtcaagttctgggtgggtcccgggcaggtcttgggcgcgtcccagtcaagtcccggaagggtcctggtcaggtcccgggcgggtcccgagcgtgtcctggtcaagtctcgggcaggtctcgATCAAGTCTCATGCAAGTCCTAGTGGGGatcttattggaaaaaatatatattaaaaaaaaaaaagatattaaaaaaaattattttccatgtgCAAGGTAAAcgttgtaaaatgttttcgactgaaaatattttcaggaaaaatgaattttctgaaaatattttacgaataaaacaattttacgtcgaagtaaacggagccttagtgATCCTAAATTTCAATTTGTGACAACAAGGTCCATGAAAATTGGCGAAAATTCCTCTTCTAATTGCTTTCCGGCCATGCCTA
This window of the Corylus avellana chromosome ca5, CavTom2PMs-1.0 genome carries:
- the LOC132180378 gene encoding uncharacterized protein LOC132180378 isoform X2, translating into MCCRQIYWLCRNRLEEMEKTNAEEEELIASRSLIDLVLSWSLGDVLNKHLFENQVKKIPKTFSSVTNYKKSFVPSLIEETHADLFENITAVSQAPAWEIDSVEISRDFEPPKDLFYEITLVESDEDSDDSESDEDTEKDEEEKNEPQKGDVIALTDVIPKCIDDLNRPKRFYLIAYVLGPRHILTGTIPILASKPIWTDQDVHKYENKKQPLFAVYLMNLITNVRIWRALNPPKGGNTNIIETVLQANSADCFSKGKNSPAPAPSYLQNMISSFNLNDSQEAAVLSCISMRDCNHQNPVNLIWGPPGTGKTKTVGVLLHALLKMKCRTLTCAPTNIAVLEVTKRLLSSAKHSQGYNTYGLGDIVLFGNGKRMKIYDRKKKKKKIAYRTELLDVFLDYRADALNECLAPKSGWRNGLESMISLLDDPISQYSIYYVKREEEKREEEKRREERREEEKREEEKRRKKKRKGKKRKEKKRKGDDELKKKDDDYPFTFEEFLKETFFSIHKQLNFCMVNLYTHLPTALLPLDVVKKMMGAMNLLQSLETLLHGVSVPNEGLSQVVNFFLVTGSMREECLDVLRDLQLSLTSSVPDLGNCSITNFCLENACLVFCTASSSAKLNRTEGSMEFLVIDEAAQLKECESAIPLQLSGVRHAILIGDERQLPALVKSEISDKAEFGRSLFKRLVMLGHQKHLLNVQYRMHPSISLFPNTEFYDKQISDAPHVKERDYEKRFLQGNMYSSYSFISIAQGKEQFGRGHSPKNMVEAAAVSEIVDNLFKQFRDTKKKVSIGVISPYKAQVSAIEERVGKYRKFGSGFSVSVRSVDGFQGGEDDVIIISTVRCNGSGRVGFLSNRQRANVALTRARYCLWILGDGGTLLKSDTVWKKLVLDAKQRGCFYDANEDKNLAQAITAALVELEKHDILLNNDSLLFKEHIWKVFFCNDFQKSIARTSNAEIRKEVMSLLAKLSSGWRQPHEERNLIVHYGTSSQLLEIYKVDELLNLVWTVDILKEDSYHIQVMKVWDVLPLSDIPRLAKQLDILFGSYTVDKMHLCKHICVEGSLVVPKRWPVDSSSSGPKVDSMWYLSKPLSSLSLRDESEASTVTQRWLYRNLSSVPGLQELYGLQELSTSIGSAETEENSS
- the LOC132180378 gene encoding uncharacterized protein LOC132180378 isoform X1, whose protein sequence is MCCRQIYWLCRNRLEEMEKTNAEEEELIASRSLIDLVLSWSLGDVLNKHLFENQVKKIPKTFSSVTNYKKSFVPSLIEETHADLFENITAVSQAPAWEIDSVEISRDFEPPKDLFYEITLVESDEDSDDSESDEDTEKDEEEKNEPQKGDVIALTDVIPKCIDDLNRPKRFYLIAYVLGPRHILTGTIPILASKPIWTDQDVHKYENKKQPLFAVYLMNLITNVRIWRALNPPKGGNTNIIETVLQANSADCFSKGKNSPAPAPSYLQNMISSFNLNDSQEAAVLSCISMRDCNHQNPVNLIWGPPGTGKTKTVGVLLHALLKMKCRTLTCAPTNIAVLEVTKRLLSSAKHSQGYNTYGLGDIVLFGNGKRMKIYDRKKKKKKIAYRTELLDVFLDYRADALNECLAPKSGWRNGLESMISLLDDPISQYSIYYVKREEEKREEEKRREERREEEKREEEKRRKKKRKGKKRKEKKRKGDDELKKKDDDYPFTFEEFLKETFFSIHKQLNFCMVNLYTHLPTALLPLDVVKKMMGAMNLLQSLETLLHGVSVPNEGLSQVVNFFLVTGSMREECLDVLRDLQLSLTSSVPDLGNCSITNFCLENACLVFCTASSSAKLNRTEGSMEFLVIDEAAQLKECESAIPLQLSGVRHAILIGDERQLPALVKSEISDKAEFGRSLFKRLVMLGHQKHLLNVQYRMHPSISLFPNTEFYDKQISDAPHVKERDYEKRFLQGNMYSSYSFISIAQGKEQFGRGHSPKNMVEAAAVSEIVDNLFKQFRDTKKKVSIGVISPYKAQVSAIEERVGKYRKFGSGFSVSVRSVDGFQGGEDDVIIISTVRCNGSGRVGFLSNRQRANVALTRARYCLWILGDGGTLLKSDTVWKKLVLDAKQRGCFYDANEDKNLAQAITAALVELEKHDILLNNDSLLFKEHIWKVFFCNDFQKSIARTSNAEIRKEVMSLLAKLSSGWRQPHEERNLIVHYGTSSQLLEIYKVDELLNLVWTVDILKEDSYHIQVMKVWDVLPLSDIPRLAKQLDILFGSYTVDKMHLCKHICVEGSLVVPKRWPVDSSSSGPKVDSMWYLSKPLSSLSLRDESEASTVTQRWLYRNLSSVPGLQELYGLQELGFVGRSTSIGSAETEENSS